One window of Sphingomonas sp. KC8 genomic DNA carries:
- a CDS encoding DUF190 domain-containing protein has product MKKNARKLLRIYTDESAYIGDRKVFEYIASLAHDRQMAGVTVLEALLGFGSSAQVHRRLVLENDRALVIEIVDFEDELRAFVALLDDLPDIGLITLEAVEIIGGKAMKVDRGEQA; this is encoded by the coding sequence ATGAAGAAGAATGCGCGAAAACTGCTCCGGATCTACACCGATGAGTCAGCCTATATCGGCGACCGCAAGGTGTTCGAATATATCGCCTCGCTGGCCCATGACCGGCAAATGGCGGGCGTCACCGTGCTGGAAGCGCTGCTCGGCTTCGGCAGTTCGGCGCAGGTCCATCGCCGCCTTGTCCTCGAAAACGATCGTGCGCTGGTCATTGAGATCGTCGATTTCGAGGACGAATTGCGGGCGTTCGTCGCCTTGCTCGACGACCTTCCCGACATCGGCCTTATAACGCTCGAAGCCGTCGAGATCATCGGCGGGAAGGCGATGAAGGTCGATCGCGGAGAGCAAGCGTGA
- a CDS encoding copper resistance protein B → MRAPIIALTALAAAVSIPAAAQTHAGHGATQTRPPAETPDRAASPHEGHVSHEASDPSPGDDPHAGHADHREVATPADPHADHRAQAADPHGGHGIAQEDHSAHGGQPADGSDPHAGGTALPAGNAPPPPVPADWYTDRSFDPAEMAQVRSAQRRAHGGGTYSQIIVDIAEYRAIGEGGGYAWKAEAWYGGDINRLVLKTEGAGRFRGDLDHAEVETLYSRAIDPYWNLQAGLRYDFEPSRAYAAVGVEGLAPYWFELEGAVFLSDRGDVFARASGYHDVRLTQRLILQPRAEINLSAQGVPRDHIGAGLSSVELGVRLRYEFAREFAPYVGVHWERSFGDTADFARADGRDVSKASVVAGVRLWF, encoded by the coding sequence ATGCGCGCGCCGATCATCGCGCTGACCGCACTGGCCGCGGCAGTCTCCATACCGGCGGCGGCGCAGACCCACGCAGGTCATGGCGCTACCCAAACCCGCCCGCCGGCCGAGACGCCCGATCGCGCGGCATCTCCGCATGAAGGGCACGTGAGTCATGAAGCCAGCGATCCGTCACCCGGTGATGATCCGCACGCTGGCCATGCCGACCACCGAGAGGTTGCCACACCGGCCGATCCCCATGCCGATCATCGTGCGCAGGCGGCGGACCCACACGGAGGACACGGCATCGCGCAGGAAGACCATAGCGCACATGGCGGCCAGCCTGCGGATGGAAGCGATCCTCATGCTGGCGGCACGGCGCTACCGGCGGGCAACGCACCGCCGCCGCCCGTTCCAGCCGACTGGTATACCGATCGCAGCTTCGATCCGGCTGAGATGGCACAGGTTCGCTCGGCGCAGCGGCGGGCGCATGGCGGTGGCACGTATAGCCAGATCATTGTCGACATCGCCGAATATCGTGCGATCGGGGAAGGCGGTGGTTATGCGTGGAAAGCCGAAGCCTGGTATGGCGGCGACATAAACCGGCTGGTGCTGAAGACGGAAGGCGCCGGTCGCTTTCGCGGCGATCTCGATCATGCGGAGGTCGAAACGCTCTACAGCCGCGCCATCGACCCTTACTGGAATCTGCAAGCCGGGCTGCGCTACGATTTCGAGCCATCGCGCGCCTATGCAGCGGTCGGTGTCGAAGGTCTCGCGCCTTACTGGTTTGAGCTGGAAGGCGCGGTCTTCCTCTCTGATCGGGGCGACGTGTTCGCGCGCGCGAGCGGCTACCATGATGTGCGCCTTACTCAGCGGCTGATCCTTCAGCCGCGCGCTGAAATCAATCTGTCCGCGCAGGGCGTCCCACGCGATCACATCGGAGCGGGTCTGTCGAGCGTCGAGCTTGGCGTGCGGCTGCGCTATGAGTTTGCGCGCGAGTTCGCACCCTATGTTGGGGTCCATTGGGAGCGCAGCTTCGGCGATACCGCTGACTTTGCGCGCGCCGATGGCCGGGACGTCAGCAAAGCCAGCGTCGTCGCGGGCGTGCGGCTCTGGTTCTGA
- a CDS encoding efflux RND transporter permease subunit, which yields MIASLMALSVRARWAVLFIFLAIAGLGLWQLTKLPIDAVPDITNKQVQINTIDRGLSPVEMEKLVTYPIETALAGIPGLETTRSLSRNGFSQVTAIFSDSTDLYFARQQVGERLVQAQENLPQGVQPQIGPVTTGLGEVVMYTVGYANPDGRDAKKVAGQPGWQPDGSYLTAEGDRLTDEVAKAGYLRTVQDWIIRPQLRTVPGVAGVDSIGGYAKTFVVEPDPVKLSSYGISYTELGEALEAANLAVGANYFNRGGEAYLVRADARIRSVDEIRNAVAATRGGIPITIGQIANVRIGGDLRTGAASMNGQEAVVGTALMLIGENSRVVAQAVNEKLDQVKSTLPPGVEVKVVLDRAKLVNATVGTVERNLTEGALLVAASLFLLLGNWRAAIIAVLVIPFSFLMMAMGMNAFRVPGNLMSLGALDFGLIVDGAVIIIENCLARLAHRQEHEGRLLTLRERLEETMHASQEMIKPTVFGQAIILLAFAPLLMFTGVEGKTFSPMAITIMLALLAAFVLAITLVPALVALLIRGKVAEKEVWLIRKSKERYLPLLDKAIARPWPFIGGGLAFFLAAVPAFGLLGSEFIPQLDEKNLALASTRVPSVSLEQSLAMQRGVERAVTKLPEVELMFSKTGTAEVATDPMPPNVSDGFVILKPQDQWSKGVESKADVVERIEKAAGGRMGQLYEVSQPIQLRFNELIAGVRGDVAIKLYGDDLDKMSASANEIVRVLQSIPGAASVKADQTGGAPTLDVRFDRAAIARYGLTVQEVADTVAAAMGGRASGLLFEGDRRFDITVRVPEATRVNLDDVLALPVLLPQQEGQARRSVPLAQVAQIRFTEGLNQISRENGKRRVVIQANLQGRDAGSFVAEAQAKVAQVKLPAGYYLEWGGQFQSLQAASQRLSIVVPLCFLAIFGLLYMALGSLGRAVAVFLAVPLGLAGGVFTLALTGIAFSVSAAVGFICLAGVAVLNGLVVMSAIRERIEAGRPLTEAIREGMAEKMRAVVMTGFVPAIGFVPMALAHGTGAEVQKPLATTVIGGLIAATILTLLVLPAIAKLVLGVKVQWKSKRTPPPGGEPIAAEGEG from the coding sequence ATGATCGCAAGTCTCATGGCGCTGTCCGTCCGCGCACGGTGGGCGGTGCTCTTCATTTTCCTCGCGATCGCGGGCCTTGGCCTATGGCAGCTCACCAAGCTGCCGATCGATGCGGTTCCCGACATCACCAACAAACAGGTCCAGATTAATACGATCGACCGCGGCCTCTCGCCGGTCGAGATGGAAAAGCTCGTCACCTATCCGATCGAAACCGCGCTGGCCGGTATTCCCGGCCTGGAAACCACGCGCTCGCTGTCGCGCAACGGGTTCAGCCAGGTCACGGCGATCTTCTCGGATTCGACCGATCTTTATTTTGCGCGGCAGCAGGTCGGCGAGCGGCTTGTCCAGGCGCAAGAGAATCTGCCCCAAGGCGTGCAGCCGCAAATCGGGCCGGTAACGACGGGGCTTGGCGAAGTCGTCATGTATACGGTCGGCTATGCGAATCCCGATGGGCGCGACGCCAAGAAGGTCGCGGGGCAACCGGGGTGGCAGCCTGACGGCAGCTATCTCACGGCCGAAGGCGACCGCCTGACCGATGAGGTCGCGAAGGCGGGCTATCTGCGCACGGTGCAGGATTGGATCATTCGGCCTCAACTTCGCACGGTTCCCGGCGTCGCGGGTGTCGACTCGATCGGCGGTTATGCCAAGACCTTCGTGGTCGAGCCCGATCCGGTGAAGCTGTCGAGCTACGGCATTTCCTATACCGAGTTGGGCGAAGCGCTCGAAGCCGCCAATCTCGCGGTCGGCGCCAACTATTTCAACCGGGGCGGGGAAGCCTATCTTGTCCGCGCCGACGCGCGCATTCGTTCGGTCGACGAGATCCGCAATGCGGTCGCCGCGACGCGGGGCGGAATTCCGATCACGATCGGACAAATCGCCAATGTCCGGATCGGGGGCGACCTGCGCACGGGTGCGGCAAGCATGAACGGTCAGGAAGCGGTCGTTGGCACAGCCCTGATGCTGATCGGCGAGAACAGCCGCGTCGTGGCGCAGGCGGTAAACGAAAAGCTCGATCAGGTGAAATCGACCTTGCCGCCGGGCGTCGAGGTGAAAGTGGTGCTCGACCGCGCCAAGCTGGTCAATGCCACGGTCGGCACAGTTGAACGGAACCTGACCGAAGGTGCTTTGCTGGTCGCCGCCTCACTGTTCCTGCTGCTCGGCAACTGGCGCGCGGCGATCATCGCTGTGCTCGTCATACCCTTCTCCTTCCTGATGATGGCGATGGGCATGAACGCCTTTCGGGTGCCGGGCAATCTCATGAGTCTCGGCGCGCTCGATTTCGGCCTGATTGTCGATGGCGCGGTCATCATCATCGAGAACTGTCTGGCGCGGCTTGCGCATCGCCAGGAACATGAAGGCCGCTTGCTCACCTTGCGCGAACGGCTCGAAGAAACGATGCACGCGAGCCAGGAGATGATCAAACCGACCGTATTCGGTCAGGCGATCATCCTGCTCGCCTTCGCGCCGCTGCTGATGTTCACTGGCGTCGAGGGCAAGACGTTCTCGCCGATGGCGATCACTATCATGCTCGCGCTGTTGGCTGCGTTCGTGCTCGCGATCACGCTGGTTCCTGCTCTGGTCGCATTGCTTATTCGCGGCAAGGTCGCGGAGAAGGAAGTCTGGCTGATCCGCAAGTCGAAGGAGCGCTATCTGCCGCTGCTCGACAAGGCGATCGCGCGGCCGTGGCCGTTCATCGGAGGGGGGCTCGCCTTCTTCCTTGCGGCAGTGCCGGCGTTCGGGCTGCTGGGGTCCGAGTTCATTCCCCAGCTCGACGAAAAGAACCTCGCGCTCGCTTCGACCCGCGTGCCCTCGGTGAGCCTCGAACAGTCGCTCGCCATGCAGCGCGGCGTTGAACGGGCCGTCACCAAGCTGCCCGAAGTCGAGCTGATGTTCTCGAAGACCGGCACGGCAGAAGTCGCGACCGACCCGATGCCGCCCAACGTCTCGGACGGTTTCGTGATCCTCAAGCCACAGGATCAATGGTCGAAGGGCGTCGAGTCCAAGGCGGATGTCGTCGAGCGCATCGAGAAAGCCGCCGGAGGCCGTATGGGCCAGCTTTACGAGGTCAGCCAGCCCATTCAGTTGCGCTTCAACGAGCTGATTGCTGGCGTGCGCGGCGATGTCGCGATCAAGCTCTATGGCGATGATCTCGACAAGATGTCGGCGTCCGCCAACGAGATCGTGCGCGTCCTCCAGTCGATCCCCGGCGCGGCAAGCGTAAAGGCGGACCAGACCGGCGGTGCGCCGACGCTTGATGTCCGCTTCGATCGAGCTGCGATCGCCCGCTACGGCCTGACGGTGCAGGAAGTGGCGGACACCGTTGCGGCCGCGATGGGCGGGCGCGCATCGGGACTCCTGTTCGAGGGCGATCGGCGTTTCGACATCACTGTGCGCGTGCCGGAGGCTACACGGGTCAACCTCGATGACGTGCTTGCGCTTCCGGTGCTCCTGCCACAGCAGGAGGGCCAGGCGCGCCGCTCGGTCCCGCTCGCGCAGGTCGCGCAGATCCGGTTCACCGAAGGGCTGAACCAGATCAGCCGCGAGAACGGCAAGCGCCGGGTCGTCATCCAGGCCAACTTGCAAGGGCGCGATGCCGGATCGTTCGTTGCCGAGGCGCAAGCCAAGGTCGCGCAGGTCAAATTGCCTGCGGGCTACTATCTGGAATGGGGCGGGCAGTTCCAAAGCCTCCAGGCCGCCTCGCAACGCCTGTCGATCGTCGTGCCGCTATGCTTCCTCGCGATCTTCGGACTGCTCTACATGGCACTGGGCAGCTTGGGACGGGCGGTTGCCGTGTTCCTCGCTGTCCCATTGGGCCTTGCTGGCGGCGTGTTCACGCTGGCGCTGACCGGCATCGCCTTTTCGGTGTCGGCGGCCGTAGGCTTTATCTGCCTCGCCGGCGTGGCGGTGCTCAACGGTCTGGTGGTCATGTCCGCGATCCGCGAGCGGATCGAGGCGGGCCGACCGCTCACCGAGGCGATCCGCGAAGGCATGGCCGAGAAGATGCGCGCGGTCGTGATGACCGGGTTCGTGCCGGCGATCGGGTTCGTACCGATGGCGCTCGCCCATGGCACCGGCGCCGAGGTCCAGAAGCCGCTTGCTACGACCGTGATCGGCGGCCTGATCGCGGCGACGATCCTGACCCTGCTGGTGCTTCCTGCAATCGCCAAGTTGGTCCTCGGTGTGAAGGTCCAATGGAAAAGTAAGCGGACGCCGCCACCCGGCGGCGAGCCGATCGCCGCCGAAGGAGAGGGATGA
- a CDS encoding MerR family transcriptional regulator, which translates to MKIGDLARLTNTRVETIRFYEKQELLPAPGRNKGNYRIYEQAHLNRLSFIRRSRDLGFTLEQVRKLLKLADDRAAPCTEVDSITSANIAEIDRKLADLGALRTELVRKLECCRGSTIADCRIIEALAPAIETRRRSPPDTGELSDIK; encoded by the coding sequence ATGAAAATCGGCGATCTGGCCAGGCTGACGAACACCCGCGTCGAAACCATCCGTTTCTACGAGAAGCAGGAATTATTGCCTGCGCCGGGTCGCAACAAAGGGAACTATCGAATCTACGAGCAGGCGCACCTTAATCGGCTGTCGTTCATCCGGCGCTCCCGCGATTTGGGGTTCACACTCGAACAGGTGCGAAAACTCCTGAAGCTTGCCGATGATCGGGCCGCGCCTTGCACTGAGGTCGATAGCATCACCTCCGCAAATATTGCCGAAATCGACCGCAAGCTCGCCGATCTCGGCGCGTTGCGAACCGAACTTGTCCGCAAGCTCGAATGCTGCCGCGGTTCGACAATCGCCGACTGCCGGATCATAGAAGCGCTCGCGCCGGCAATCGAAACCCGGCGCCGTTCACCACCGGATACTGGCGAGCTGTCCGACATCAAGTAA
- a CDS encoding cation transporter: MADDCCSKKGDTLAALARKKDQRRVLIVVMLINLAMFVIEFGGGLVARSSALMADSVDMLGDAFVYALSLYALHRGARWEAGAAIAKGGIILVFGIAVIVEIADKIVNGVPPSSSLMLTFGGMALVANLACLALLWRFRSANVNMSSTFECSRNDVASNIGVLVAAGLVAMTDSAWPDVAVGMIIALIFLRSAWRVLAEAIPAWRQAKALAREVPR; encoded by the coding sequence ATGGCTGACGACTGCTGCTCGAAGAAGGGGGACACCCTCGCGGCGCTGGCGCGCAAGAAGGATCAGCGTCGCGTGCTGATCGTCGTCATGCTCATCAATCTGGCGATGTTCGTGATCGAGTTCGGCGGCGGTCTCGTCGCCCGTTCCTCCGCCCTGATGGCGGATTCCGTCGATATGTTGGGAGATGCGTTCGTCTATGCGCTGAGCCTCTATGCGCTGCATCGCGGCGCGCGATGGGAGGCGGGTGCGGCCATCGCCAAGGGCGGGATCATTCTCGTCTTCGGTATCGCCGTTATCGTCGAGATTGCCGACAAGATCGTCAACGGCGTGCCGCCGTCGTCCAGTCTGATGCTGACGTTCGGCGGCATGGCATTGGTCGCCAATCTTGCCTGCCTCGCGCTGCTGTGGCGCTTCCGCTCGGCGAATGTGAATATGTCGAGCACTTTCGAGTGCTCCCGCAACGACGTTGCCTCCAATATCGGTGTTCTGGTTGCCGCGGGTCTAGTCGCCATGACGGATTCGGCTTGGCCGGACGTTGCGGTCGGCATGATTATCGCGCTTATCTTCTTGCGTTCCGCATGGCGTGTGCTTGCTGAGGCCATTCCGGCATGGCGCCAGGCGAAGGCGCTGGCACGCGAGGTTCCGAGATGA
- a CDS encoding SRPBCC family protein, whose protein sequence is MFTVDHSLHLAVPLARVWRLLADVDRYRDWHPFIILKRDPDQPRKMTYTYRRRGADQFSVETEISKLDRHHIIAWRVGVRWLLEIEESFIVSKELQGTHLVHGMCCTGFLSFLLWPLFRRGLRNVLMLTDRSLAAHLKRATTIARYSQAKRGL, encoded by the coding sequence ATGTTCACCGTCGACCACTCCCTCCATCTGGCTGTCCCTCTGGCGCGGGTCTGGCGGCTGCTCGCGGACGTCGATCGCTATCGGGACTGGCACCCGTTCATCATCCTCAAGCGCGATCCCGACCAACCCCGCAAGATGACCTACACCTATCGCAGGCGCGGTGCGGACCAATTCTCGGTGGAAACCGAAATCTCGAAGCTCGACCGCCATCACATCATCGCCTGGCGCGTCGGGGTTCGCTGGCTGCTCGAAATCGAGGAGAGCTTCATCGTCTCCAAGGAATTGCAAGGCACCCATCTGGTGCATGGCATGTGCTGCACCGGCTTCCTGTCCTTCCTTCTCTGGCCGCTGTTCCGGCGCGGGCTGCGCAACGTCCTCATGCTGACCGACAGGTCGCTCGCGGCGCACCTCAAGCGCGCGACGACGATCGCGCGATACTCCCAAGCAAAGCGCGGGTTGTAG
- a CDS encoding cytochrome b: MQESRFRYSTVSIIVHWTIFVLILANATFGGWMEDAPPSEKLGYYQLHKSVGITVLLLSLFRLGWRIAHPWPPFPEGMKLWERLFARGTHILFYVLMIGAPLLGWAAASAGGAPEVPLYGAVPAPNLPLPQGEQLSDAFGDWHKVMVKAIYVVLALHVLGALKHHFIDRDLVLHRMLPLVGRGRVKNDH; this comes from the coding sequence ATGCAAGAATCCAGATTCCGCTATTCCACGGTTTCGATCATCGTCCATTGGACGATCTTCGTGCTCATCCTCGCCAACGCGACGTTCGGGGGCTGGATGGAGGACGCACCGCCATCCGAGAAGCTCGGCTATTACCAGCTTCACAAGTCCGTGGGCATCACCGTGCTGCTTTTGAGCCTGTTCCGGCTGGGGTGGCGAATCGCGCATCCCTGGCCCCCTTTCCCGGAAGGCATGAAGCTGTGGGAACGCCTCTTCGCCCGCGGCACTCATATTCTCTTCTATGTGCTGATGATCGGGGCGCCGCTGTTGGGATGGGCAGCAGCATCGGCAGGCGGCGCACCGGAAGTCCCGCTTTACGGAGCCGTGCCTGCGCCCAACCTGCCTTTGCCGCAGGGCGAGCAATTGTCCGATGCGTTCGGCGACTGGCACAAAGTCATGGTCAAGGCGATCTATGTCGTCCTTGCCCTGCATGTGCTGGGGGCGCTCAAGCATCATTTCATCGACCGCGACCTCGTGTTGCATCGCATGTTGCCGCTCGTCGGGCGCGGCAGGGTGAAGAATGACCATTAA
- a CDS encoding TFIIB-type zinc ribbon-containing protein, whose translation MVDNPAHQGLSCPVCRVDLVMSDRQGIEIDYCPQCRGVWLDRGELDKIIERSLAGAPGGSPSGTRDDRYYGDERGHGHGSRGRHGRRSFLRDLFD comes from the coding sequence ATGGTCGATAATCCAGCCCATCAAGGACTTTCCTGTCCCGTTTGTCGTGTCGATCTCGTGATGAGCGACAGGCAAGGCATCGAAATCGATTACTGCCCACAATGCCGGGGCGTGTGGCTCGATCGCGGCGAACTCGACAAGATCATCGAGCGTAGCCTTGCCGGAGCCCCCGGCGGATCGCCTTCCGGCACTCGCGACGATCGCTACTACGGCGACGAACGCGGGCATGGCCATGGCTCACGCGGACGGCATGGTCGCAGAAGCTTTCTGCGGGATCTCTTCGATTGA
- a CDS encoding TMEM165/GDT1 family protein, with protein sequence MEALLTSTAVVALAEIGDKTQLLAIVLATRFKRPVPIIFGILGATLVNHALAALVGEQAASFLDGQWFRYLIAVSFILMAGWTLIPDKFEEGEQKPARFGAFLTTLIAFFLVEMGDKTQLATVALGARFHSVLWVTLGTTLGMMLANVPAVFLGNELIKRVPLKIVRLVAALLFLAIGLWLLAQTAGWL encoded by the coding sequence TTGGAAGCCCTGCTAACCTCCACCGCCGTCGTTGCGCTCGCAGAGATCGGTGACAAGACGCAGCTGCTGGCCATCGTCCTGGCGACACGGTTCAAGCGACCAGTGCCGATCATCTTCGGCATCTTGGGGGCGACGCTCGTCAATCACGCGCTTGCGGCACTGGTCGGCGAACAGGCTGCCTCCTTCCTCGACGGGCAATGGTTCCGCTACCTGATTGCCGTGTCGTTCATCCTGATGGCTGGTTGGACGCTCATTCCCGACAAATTCGAGGAAGGCGAGCAGAAGCCTGCCCGGTTCGGCGCTTTCCTGACGACATTGATCGCGTTCTTTCTCGTCGAGATGGGCGACAAGACCCAGCTCGCCACCGTCGCCCTCGGTGCCCGCTTTCACAGTGTGCTCTGGGTCACATTGGGAACGACCCTCGGCATGATGCTCGCCAACGTGCCCGCCGTGTTCCTCGGCAATGAACTGATCAAGCGCGTGCCGCTCAAGATCGTCAGGCTGGTCGCGGCCTTGCTCTTCCTCGCGATCGGCTTGTGGCTGCTCGCACAAACCGCCGGCTGGCTCTGA
- a CDS encoding efflux RND transporter periplasmic adaptor subunit encodes MITQDKRLLGGVAGAVLLAAVGGFSVARCTADPSATTAPAEKSGESKTPPDSLAMTVNAIREAGIAVETIRAGGLGSEIVVQGQVTASPAGEALVTARAGGAVTRVFKRLGDPVRVGEALAVVESRDAAQIAADRTAAAARAVLAQKNLARERYLFDQKVSARVDLERAQADAAAAEAEARRAQVSAGAANVTSDGRGVIVASPIAGRVTSENVSLGAFVQPETELFRVADPSKIQVEAAISPGDVTRLAAGDRAIVELVDGRTVEGRVRAVTPTLSGDTRSATALVEVPGGILQPGLGVRVRLMPSQGAATNAIVVPEDAVQSVDGRDAVFVRTQQGFRARFVTLGRRSAGRVEIVSGLQSGATIATRNAFLLKAELGKGAGEEE; translated from the coding sequence ATGATAACACAGGACAAGCGACTCCTTGGCGGCGTCGCCGGCGCCGTGCTGCTGGCAGCGGTCGGTGGCTTCAGCGTTGCGCGATGCACTGCCGACCCTTCGGCGACGACCGCTCCCGCCGAGAAAAGCGGTGAGAGCAAGACGCCGCCGGACAGTCTGGCGATGACGGTCAATGCGATCCGCGAGGCCGGTATCGCCGTCGAGACCATCCGCGCGGGCGGGCTCGGTTCGGAGATTGTGGTGCAAGGCCAGGTTACAGCGTCGCCCGCGGGCGAGGCGCTGGTAACGGCGCGGGCCGGCGGCGCGGTGACGCGGGTATTCAAACGGCTCGGTGATCCTGTCCGTGTTGGTGAGGCGTTGGCGGTCGTTGAAAGCCGCGACGCGGCGCAGATCGCCGCCGACCGCACCGCGGCAGCGGCAAGGGCGGTGCTCGCGCAAAAGAACCTCGCCCGCGAGCGCTATCTGTTTGATCAGAAGGTTTCGGCGCGAGTCGACCTCGAACGGGCGCAAGCGGATGCGGCGGCGGCCGAAGCAGAAGCCCGGCGCGCGCAGGTCTCGGCCGGTGCGGCGAACGTCACCAGCGACGGACGCGGCGTGATCGTGGCGAGCCCGATCGCCGGACGAGTCACGTCGGAAAATGTCAGCCTCGGTGCTTTCGTCCAACCGGAGACCGAGTTGTTCCGGGTCGCCGATCCGAGCAAGATCCAGGTCGAGGCCGCGATCAGTCCCGGCGACGTCACGCGGCTTGCGGCGGGCGATCGTGCAATCGTCGAACTCGTCGACGGGCGCACGGTCGAAGGCCGGGTTCGCGCGGTCACGCCGACGCTCAGCGGCGACACCCGTTCGGCGACGGCGCTCGTCGAGGTGCCAGGGGGAATCCTTCAACCTGGCCTTGGCGTGCGTGTCCGCCTGATGCCGAGCCAGGGCGCGGCGACGAATGCGATCGTCGTTCCGGAAGACGCGGTGCAAAGTGTTGACGGCCGTGATGCGGTCTTCGTCCGCACACAGCAAGGCTTCCGCGCGCGGTTCGTGACACTCGGCCGGCGCAGCGCTGGCAGGGTCGAGATCGTCTCCGGCCTCCAGTCAGGCGCGACCATCGCCACCCGCAACGCTTTCCTGCTCAAGGCCGAACTCGGCAAGGGCGCGGGTGAGGAGGAATAA
- a CDS encoding superoxide dismutase family protein, with amino-acid sequence MIHASPDDHVTQPIGGAGARVACAVIRPAG; translated from the coding sequence GTGATTCACGCCAGCCCCGATGATCATGTCACTCAGCCAATCGGCGGCGCCGGCGCGCGCGTCGCGTGTGCCGTGATACGGCCAGCGGGCTGA
- a CDS encoding superoxide dismutase family protein produces MHFHATGDCSDEGFQKSGAHINHDGHKMPHGLLNPEGPDFGELPNIYVGADGTANAEAFSALVSLDAGSGRPSLLDPDDLLW; encoded by the coding sequence ATGCACTTCCACGCGACCGGCGATTGCTCCGATGAGGGCTTCCAGAAATCAGGCGCCCATATCAACCATGACGGCCACAAGATGCCGCACGGGCTCCTCAATCCGGAAGGGCCGGATTTCGGGGAGCTTCCGAACATCTATGTGGGAGCGGACGGCACTGCCAACGCCGAAGCCTTCTCCGCGCTCGTCTCGCTGGACGCAGGCTCGGGACGGCCGAGCCTTCTCGATCCCGATGATCTGCTCTGGTGA
- a CDS encoding TolC family protein translates to MHRVVAALLAVASCASIAQAQTAAPPPSSSPPYTLERALIAAGASSPSLEAADASVRAASAARTVAGLRPNPQVQVQVENVGGSGVYRGTQSAETTTGLALPIELGGKRSARIAVADSRSVRARLEAAITLADLRDRVTQAYIAAASGERRVEIARQLAGFADAGFRAASTRVAAGAASPIEQQRADVQRVNANVTLERATREAAVARENLVRLIGEPVAGPLDVVWFDRVGVYGPTLPSSADGTLILAAAEADVATASAQVRLARAQRIPDVTLTAGARRLSATNDMAAIFGVSIPFPLFNNGRAAVSQAEAERQAVDARRRVTILDTEQAIASAQAELANAAAAARSAGGPALAAATEAARIARIGYAQGKFGQLDLLDAERTLADTKAAAVDALVAYHDAEARLARLTTPAPDLGGTTP, encoded by the coding sequence ATGCACCGCGTTGTCGCGGCCCTGCTGGCTGTGGCGTCCTGCGCGTCGATCGCGCAGGCGCAAACCGCCGCCCCGCCGCCTAGTTCATCCCCACCATACACGCTCGAACGTGCGCTTATCGCCGCTGGCGCGTCATCGCCAAGCCTGGAGGCGGCTGACGCCAGCGTGCGGGCGGCGAGTGCGGCGCGCACGGTCGCGGGCCTACGGCCCAATCCGCAAGTCCAGGTCCAGGTCGAAAATGTCGGCGGCTCGGGCGTCTATCGTGGCACCCAAAGCGCTGAAACCACGACTGGCCTCGCCTTGCCGATCGAACTTGGCGGCAAGCGGTCAGCGCGCATCGCCGTCGCCGACTCGCGCAGCGTTCGCGCTCGCCTCGAAGCGGCGATCACGCTCGCCGATCTGCGCGACCGCGTAACCCAAGCCTATATCGCCGCCGCCTCTGGCGAGCGCCGCGTTGAGATAGCCCGTCAACTTGCCGGCTTCGCGGACGCGGGGTTTCGCGCGGCAAGCACGCGGGTTGCAGCCGGTGCCGCTTCGCCGATTGAGCAGCAGCGAGCCGATGTCCAGCGGGTCAACGCCAATGTCACGCTCGAACGCGCGACCCGGGAAGCAGCGGTTGCGCGGGAAAATCTCGTGCGGCTGATTGGCGAGCCGGTTGCCGGTCCCCTTGATGTCGTTTGGTTCGATCGGGTCGGAGTTTACGGGCCGACGCTGCCAAGCTCGGCCGATGGCACGCTCATCCTCGCGGCCGCCGAGGCCGACGTTGCAACCGCGAGCGCGCAGGTGCGCCTCGCTCGCGCCCAACGCATTCCCGATGTCACGCTGACCGCAGGTGCACGGCGCCTGTCCGCGACCAACGACATGGCGGCGATCTTCGGGGTGAGTATTCCCTTTCCGCTGTTCAACAATGGCCGCGCGGCGGTGAGTCAGGCCGAAGCCGAACGACAGGCTGTCGATGCTAGGCGGCGTGTCACCATTCTCGACACCGAACAGGCCATCGCCAGCGCGCAGGCAGAACTTGCCAATGCAGCAGCGGCCGCCCGCTCGGCGGGTGGCCCGGCGCTGGCCGCCGCGACCGAAGCAGCACGCATCGCGAGGATCGGCTACGCGCAAGGCAAGTTCGGCCAACTCGATCTGCTCGATGCGGAGCGAACCCTGGCCGACACCAAAGCGGCGGCCGTCGATGCGCTCGTTGCCTATCACGACGCCGAAGCACGCCTTGCGCGACTGACCACGCCTGCGCCGGATCTCGGGGGGACAACGCCATGA